The genomic interval ctgatgctccagcagTTGTATTTagtgttttctgcagctgcatgtttaggtCTTTCTTTCTGATTCCACATGTTTCTATGTTGTCTTGTAAGGAAATCTTGTATAGCTGTTTCACAAGGAGCTTTAGGGACATAAAAATATCTAAATTTCAGTTGCATGTCTACTTCTTTTCATAAAAAGTCATGAGCCAACCTTTAACTTCTTACACATCATTAATTGCATATGTTGAATATAGCCAGTGAATGCTGTGTAATTCAGTTGGTAAAGGTTAAACAGAACAATATAACTGGACTTAACtgggtttttatattttttattgatttgctGCCACGTCCTTTTTGTGCCTGCTGGGTTGCATCTAGACACACATTTATTGCACACACACtctttattatttgtttctgGACGCTGAATAAGTGTAGTGTCGGTACAACTTTAACTCTGTCAAATCACACTCATGCATTGACTTGATCACGCTAACTCTCGCTTTTGCAGCAGCAACAGTATTGATTTTCTTCTTAAATATGTGCTGATATTCTGCATATGTGTCATCAATATTTCTAATTTCATTGGTGAGAAATGTGCCCTTCGGGCTTCTTTTTTCCTCCCGTTGCCAAACTCAGGATTAACTTGACTCAGAATTGAGTAACCCAAGTGTCACCCCATGTTCTGAAACCGAAAACCCAGGGTATGATGGTGTGGAGTAGGTCTACTCAGGGTATGTGCTTTCTACTCAGTGTTTGTTAACCCCGCTTCCTGAAACAGGGCCctggtgtgtgttaacacaatgttAAGGAGGAAAGAGATCAACGTTAACATTAGAATGATAACTGTTGTTGCTGATCAGTCTGGGAAGGATTTCAAAGCTGTTTAAATCGTTCTGCTGACTGGAATAACATTTAAGATAGCTGGCAATAGTCCCAGGAGTGGACATCCCACAATTTTCATCCCAAGGTCACATAGTTCATTGCTCAGAGAAAATgcaagagctccatctcagactctacaggtaGACTCTACTCAGCATGTTAAAATTCACCCTGGTACAGTTAGAAAAGACTAAATACGTAAGGTTTGTTTGGAAAAGTTGAACGAGCAAGATCTTTTTGCATGAAACATGACACAGCTTAGGTGTGCAAAGTCAAGTTGagtaaaaaccacaaggattctTAGGTcatgttctttggacagattagaccaaagaagaaatgtttggcTGTAAAACCCAGCATCATGTTTTCTAAAAGCCAGGCACAGGATATCAGCATAACCCCTTTTTCACTGAAAGTCCCAGGATTTAAATACCtgggatttattttaaatgtaaaaggaaTCCCAGGAAATTTCTGGGCTTTCTATTTCCACTGCTCTGACAGGATGCAGAAAATTAGCCTAATGAGGTATGGGGAAGTTTTGAATAAAACTGCACTACACCTCCACTAATAAGAAACCCAAGGCCAAGCCAAAGACCAAACAAGCAAAGCCCGACCAAGAAGCCCGTGTCCCGACATTTGTTAACAAAAGTGTATGGAGAATGCACAACTTGCATTTTTGTTTATGGTGTTGTACCACATTTTAATTGTTGCAAAGATCTTGATGTCTTGATCACAAAAATTATGCTTAAATATAAATACGGTGGATGAGCAAAATTCAGAACATTGCAAGAAAGAACCTACCAATCATTGTTGCTTAGCACACAACCCTGTCCCTCAGCAATCGGGAGTCCTACCCCCAGACCATGAACTTTTATCCAGGAACGTGTGAATTACTCAGGTAAAATTGTATCGAAACATGCAGAGGGCTTTTTGTAAATCAGTTCTTACTGTCTGATCACATTTGTTTTACAGATTCCCATTTGTTCATGCAAATGGTAAACTTTCCTCATCCACCAGAAATACCAGCAAGGTTTGGTGGttgaaaagcagttttcaaatgtttatttcataaaCTAAggaaaaaactatccaaacaaACTTGGCCCCATGCACGTTATCAAGggcccagagagaacccacacttGCACAagtagaacatgcaaactccatacagaaagacccccagcagggagttgaacccaggaacttcttgctgcaaggcaacagtgctaccaactgcaccaccttgAATGATtctattatttataaataacaataataatgttcTAGAGGACACGTGTCACATGAGCTGATTGTATATTTAAACAGGAATTCACATAAGGTAAGATGAGACATAGCACAGGACATGTTCAGACATGACCTGGATCTGACGTACAGGAAGTGGACGTCACTTTGTTCAGATTCCCATTTGTTTATGCTAATGGTAAATTTTCCTCATCCACCAGAAATAGTTATGGATTCCCACAAGTTTTGGTGGTTgagccaattctctttactatacagCTCTATTAAATGTTTGCTCTCTTGCAGATTTTTTCTGTTCTTGCTTCTTTGTCACTCTTAGATTTTTCAGTTCATCAAATTAATTGTAATATTGGATATAGATAAATAGAGTAACTACAaatagcagttttcaaattatccAAACATACTTGGCCCCATGTAAAAAAGTACTGGAACACCCTAGAACAAATGACTACCGTAGTTGTGCCACTTTCAGCAGCAACAACTAACATGAAGGGTTTACGACATCTGCCAACAAGTCTTTAACATTACCATTAAGGAataaaccaattaacctaacatgcatatcTTAGTATTCAGAGAGAACCCAGGCATGCACGAGGAGAGGATGCAAACTCCACGAATAGAACGGACGCTATCTAACCCAGGATGTTCGTGATGAGGGCAACACTGCTAACAAAGGTGCTACTGttcagaaaataattattttatttcactagtTAAAGTTATAGTAAAGTTAAGTTAAGACATAATGCAATTGACTTGTGTTGTTGTGCTGATGATATTCACCTATATTTGAAAATGAAACCTGACAAAAATTAGTTAAAAGCTTTCCGATAATCAGGTTCTTCTAATGTGGAACCAGTTCTTTGTTCTTGTGACAGACattctgtctacttttaagactagacACAATGCTTTACTTATTGATGAAGTTAATAATTGAGTGACCTGGGTTATTCTGAGATATATCTGCCTGTTTAATTACTCTGTATTTGTGCATTATGTGCGCTTCTGGCTGCCATTCAATTTGAGTTGCctgtggtttttctttttatagcaGCTTGAATAGGCTTGGTGTTTCTAGATATAACTGAGGTACCATCAGCTTGGGAGTTGGTCAAAACTTTCTGGTCCAACTAATATACTTTTTCTTGTTCTGCTGGATCTATTGCTGAAAGCAGAAGAATCAAATTCTGAATCTTACTTATTTCCCATTCTTATTTTAAAGCTGGACATTAGAACTCAAAATTCACAATTTGGCAGCAAACCTGTTTTCTTTTGGCTTCTAATGCAAACAACTAAGTAAATCTTATAACAATTATGTTTAATATACCagacaaaacataaacacatacaACTAATAGTttagagattttattttgaaagtgaaAATGCTTCTTGGTTCGGCTCTGTCAGAACCTTCATAAGTAGATGGTTACAACAATGCGCATCTTGAACAGCCGTGAAAGTCTTTTCCACACCAAGTTTCTGAATATTTTGAAGCGACTGCGAGTGGACCCAACATTTCTGGGAGGAGATTCAGGTTGTGAGGACAGTTTTTCAGGAACCGTCTCTGTCCAACACTCTGTAGAAGAGGTGGGAGGTTCTGTCAGATTCTCAGTGGCTGACTGGGAGGAACTCCTTGGATTCATTTCACTCCACTGATGCAGAAAGGCATTCTGGTAAATCTCTAAACAACGCCTGTATACCCCCCTTTCGAAACTACAAAAGACATTTAATAAGAATGTATCAGACACATGAGACTGTATACAGCGAAGGAATATCAACGTTTTAGAACAGTCTTGGTGAAAAAGTTATGCAACATACTTATTAGAGAGATGCTCAAAGCTCAGTTCCTTTGGAGATTTTCTGGCCTGGTTTGGTGGACCTTCAGTGTTAGCTTGGCAAGGTGACTCCCGGAAATCAAGGAGCAAATCTGAGTGACTTAAATCCTCAGCGAAGGAATCTAAGGTCTTGGCCGAGATGTGTTCAGGACATgaaaaatctaacaaaaaaacactttttgtcaCTTCTGTTGTGATATTTATTATTAGCAAACATCAGCTGATTCTGTTTCTTCATTGGGAGATGTTCCTCCAAAGAAGTACGATAAAACTGCTGATTTAAGACTTACCATCCTGATCCTCAACTTGTGTGTTTTCTGATTGCTCATCAGTTACTGCACTTTTAGCAGAGATCCTATAAGATGGGAGCATACTTTCTGTATCAGTATCTCCAGAAATATAAGATTTCTCTGCACCAACAACTGGATCAGCTTTgctctgctgtttgttttcggATGAATCCatgtcaaagaagaaaatatcTTTCTTTAATTGAATTATTCTGTAGCTGCCAGGAGTATTAGTGATTCCTTTAAGAGTTTCCATAGATCCCACATGAGACTCTAAGGGACCTAGCAACTTGTCCTCCATGACAGTATTTCCTGTTTGGTTGGAGTCCTTTGTTTGGCATGAGCCTGTGAAAGAAAACACATCATTTTAAATGCATGAAACTTAGTTGTGTTTCACACCCAACCCAGATGTCTTACCAAAATGAAATAATTGACAGAAAAGTTGGTTTATGGATCAATTTATTGGTTACATGTAATTTTACTTACCATACTTCTCTCGTTCCTCCACATTCTCAAAGGTTTCATCAGGTTTCATCTCAAAGAAATCCTTTATACAGGACATAATGGCTgcgtttgtgctgttttctgCTGTTTCTTCTGTATCAGAAGAACTCCTCTCAGCAGCAGCAAAAGTAGAAATCCAGTCGTCTGCATCCACAGAGAGAGCCTCTATCTCATCAAAGGAGGTTTCTTCAGTAAAAAAAGATGCTAGTGATGACTGCTGCTCTTCTTTTGATGGTATGCTGAAGGCAAGAGTTGACACACTTTTATAGTCAAACTCTTCACTGTGATCCAAGATACTGGGCCACACTGAGCTGGGGTCAAGAGGAGTGTGGACAGACTTTGAGTCAGTTTGCTCTGTCTCAACATCTGGCTCTGGTTCTGCCTCCTGACAGTGCTTTTGTGCTGATTTAAAGGGCTTCCTTCTGGGTTTCAATTTGATGAAGATCCATTTCAGAAGTCCTTTCTCAGGTCGTTCTTTCTTGTCAGCAGATGTGGGCTCTGTTTCATCAGGTGGTTCACTGACAGTCACCTTCTGTTGGTGTTGGTGAACAACTTGCTCTCTTTTAAAAAGCCTTTTAAATGCTGCTCCACATTCTGGCTGAATGTGGAAAGCCTCTTTACGGCTGAAGTCTCCAGCTCCATCTAGATGATTTCTGGTTTCCGATCTGGAGGTTGATGGCAGCAGCTCATCAAAGTTGGTAGGAGACAGATTGAGTTGTCCTGCGACAATCATGTCTGCAGGATCAGGAGTCGCAGTTGTGAGAGGAGACAGAAAGGAAACAGCTCCGCTGCTGTTCTTAGCGAGAGGTCCCACTCTTCGACTCTATGGAaagacaggaaaacatttaaatgcacTGAAGTAGAGAAAAGTATCACCCAGACTACAGTACATATGTTTAATTATGTATATTAGCACAAATGTACATACCATTAAACATTTGAGATTTAAAGCCTATTTAACAGGGGTCTCCTGGTCAGGCGGGTCAGTTTGATTTCAATTAATTATtagttcaaaaagtgaaactcgtatactatatagattcattttacacaaagtgatatatttcaattgCTTATTTGTGGTCATTTTGATgatattatggcttacagataatgaaattaataaaaacagaagattaTGTAGAGCAGTAAAAACGGAaagttaaaagtaaaatgttgaaaactttTGTGTATGATTTGCACTCAAGAAAAGATTATTAAATTAGATTTTGGTACATTTGGTGATGTGAGCAGGTGCCGAATCTTGCTGGTAAATGAAACCATCATCTTTATAAAGCTCGGCTGTGTAAGAATAAAATCGTTTCATTTTTCTGAATCCTTTTGCTTGGTTTGATTTTCACCAAATTTCAAACTGACTTTAATGAGCTGTACAGTTGTGGAAACCTCAAAGCTAAACATTTATTACCGATAGAGGCAAAAACACTGATTTCCTTCTTAATTAAACTCATCTTTGATACCCTGATGAGCTGTAAAATATATGCAAATTCTTGTAAAACTTAAGGAAAAGTAGAGTTAGCTTTTAGGTCAAAGTGATGActttaactgaatctgactttagttttgttttctggCAGAAAATCAGAGAATGCCATTCACATTTGTCTGAAATGTGCAAAACAAGGAAATATGATGCTGAAAGGcacacaaaaataatacaaaacaacaacaaaacacagcaATGAGCTAAAATGAAGACTTAACTTCAAGTCTCATCAGTCATTTGATCAACCATGGATACTCTGTGTGATTCTATATGTTTTTACCTTCCTGAAGGAAAACATCTCAAGCTTCTTGCTCTTGCTCTGTTTGTAAGACAGTCTTGGTTAGTTTTACTCAAACTCAGTTGAAGTAATGCGTTTGGATGTGGCTTTTCTGCTTTCACGAATGAAAAGTGAGGATTGTAGAATTCTGCTCCACTCAAAGAATCTCTCCATGCTTTTGTAATCACGAGGTCACAGTGGAGTGCTGTCACAACTGATTATGACATCTAAAACAGATTGAATCATTACATTTAGAAACAATAGATTAGAACAATGCATTTCAGGTTCATAGTGATACATTAAAGTCACATATTTATGGCTTTTATTAGTAGAACTGTGTATTAGGGGAAACAAGTTCCCAACGTATTCTCTTTTCCTAGTTCCACTGCACTGTATTACTACAACAGTTGCTAAAAATATAATATGAACATTTCTAACTCTGCATTTCTGATTAACTGTTATTTAGTTTATATCATTACTTTATGAAAGCGCCTGTTAGCAATCAATAAAACAATGCTTTGATGGATAAATCTCCAAACACAACCCTGCAGTTCCTCAAGGTGACCACTGgaagagatttaaaaatcaaaagtaTGGATAAaaattatggaagcaaatcgttaccatatttcaaatgaaaaagcattttcagaaatgctttttcattttaagaatgtggctgcattatttgactcataaatgaaattagttatcaataatcctatttgcattttaattttcttcttcaagactgctcattctttcacttaattaaaatgaaaaagaaaaagacatttgagatttatttttcaaaatgtaccccagcaaatagataccaaaattcaatttgtaatgtaaaatttgaaaatgaaaaagcatttccagaaatgctttttcattttaagaatgtggctgcgttatttgacccataaataaaattagtaatcaatcatcctatttgcatttgcattttcttcttcatgactgcacattttatgccataatcaaaaagaaaacaaagcagacattgctttttcgttttcgtgatctgcccgcaaagtactgcccagaactcgaaaacgaaaaagcattccgagctgcgggcgcagaagagtgacgtcagcagccgctcttcctcagctccgtGCTGActgagctacccatcttgttcgatgggaggcgctgtgcacgtctgcattgcattacattgcaaacgtgccgagaaattgattgaattgcagcaggaccgagctcaatttgtggcagtggcaggcaatcaatttctcggcacgtttgcaatgtaatgcaatgcagacgtgcacagcgcctcccatcgaacaagatgggtagctcagtcagcagggagctgaggaagagtggctgctgacgtcactcttctgcgcccgcagctcggaatgctttttcgttttcgagttctgggcagtactttgcggacagaccacaaaaacgaaaaagcaatgtctgctttgttttctttttgattatggcataaaatgtgcagtcatgaagaagaaaatgcaaatgcaaataggatgattgattactaattttatttatgggtcaaataacgcagccacattcttaaaatgaaaaagcatttctggaaatgctttttcattttcaaattttacatttcaaattgaattctggtatctatttgctggggcatattttaaaaaataaatctcaaatgtctttttcattttaatttagtgaaggaatgagcagtcttgaagaagaaaattaaaatgaaaataggattattgataactaatttcatttatgagtcaaacaatgcagccacgttcttaaaatgaaaaagcatttctgaaaatgctttttcatttgaaatatggtaacgatttgcttccataaaaaATACCcaacaaagataaaaaagtaGCAAATGTGAAACATAACCTTCTACAAAGCTATTTATCAATTAGTCaaatgttgtttcttttttatttcaatacaAACATGGAGACAGAGAGGATACCTTTCACCTAAAAATGCAGGAgttcatttttctctgtaccaaTGTGTCAGATTGAGTTAAACAGATATTTTGGATTAAATATAACATGACTGTGACTTTTTTTTGCAGTACTGTTGTCAACTGTAGAGACCAAAGTTTATCCCTCAATGTGCGATTGATGGTTCATGTTGTTCTTCTATCTTGTAAGGGTAAGAGCTTAAAATAACTCAGCAGAATATCAAATCAGAGccaaagacatttattttaatgtcaagtgagtttttatcatttacaacaagtaagagcatgtgaagaaaacagaagaaatgagaTAAGAAGAACCGAGAACAGAACACAAATCAAAACATAATCTAACAaatgaagtgatgtttttttcacattgatCAGTAATATGAGTACAACTGGACATAATAATGTAAGTTTATATTTAGAATTTAGATATTCATCCCAAAATGCAGAACCACACAATAAAATATGATGTAGTCTGTAAAGCAATCTACAGTTTTACATTGTCTTTTATTGCACTTTGTGCAAATGTTGTAGCCTCACTTCTTTAACAGTTTAGTTACAGGTTTATTCAAAATGTGGACAAGGGACAACATTAACATTAGATGAGTGGACTTACAATGTTTTTGAACCACAAAGCTAGAAATTAATACATTAGTATAATGTCTTTGTGACACACAGAGATTTTAAAATAGGCCGACTTTTCCctcagaaatatattttaagatgGTGTGTTTATAAGAGCACTAATTCACTTGTTCTGTATTGTTGTCTTCTATTCCCATGTTTGTCTCTTCCTTTTACCTacagaaatagaaataaaaactaaatttaaaatagTGGTTCAGTGGTTggcactattgccttgcagctaCAATGTCCCCGGTCCCAAAGTCAccctgggctctttctgcatggagtttgcatgttctccacctGCATGCGTGACTTCATTTCttctgtccaaaaacatgactgttagattaTTTGGTCTGCCTAAATTGTGCTTAGatgtgtgtatgcatggttgtgtgCCCTCTCTgttttgccctgtgatggactgacgtcctgtccagggtgtcagtcctgtgatggactgacaccctggacagtcctgtgatggactgtccAGGGTGCGTTGATATTGTGGTCATTGGCCTTTTGCCCAATGACCGTGACACTGCATGGAAGAGCAGGTACAGACAATGAATGGATTGATAAGTGATTCAAAGGTGTGAGGTCTCTTTTCAAGGCCAGTAAATTGTTTCAAACAATTCACAAACAAGCttagtttatttttagaaataagGACAAACCAATCAAAGTGTAAATAAACCTGTCTCAAAGCAGTTCTTATTGCATTTACATAACATTTTTCCCCTTTAGGTTAATGCATTATCAAAATAGACTTGTTTAATGAATTTATAATGTGTGTTGATCAGGAGCAACAGGATCAGGGGTTTTTCATTGTGTCGTAATTTTGTCGGATGTTTCctgaatagccccggacttcttgatagaagaaatttagaagtattaaaaaaatgcagccacaaaattGTATTAGACttcacaattttatttaaaaacagattaacattagaccagtggaaatctgtgctttggtctgatgagtccaagtttgagatctttgattTCAACCACCATGTattttgtgcagcgcagaagaggtgaacggatggactctgcatgcctggttcccaccgtgaagcatggaggaggaggtgtgatggtgctttgctggtgacactgttggggatttattcaaaattgaaggcatactgaaccagcatggctaccacagcatcttgcagcggcatgctattccatccggtttgcgtttagttggaccatcatttatttttcaacaggacaatgaccctaaacacacatccaggctgtgtaagggctatttaaccaagaaggagagtgatggggtgctgcgccagatgacctggcctccacagtcaccggacttgaacccaatcgagatggtttggggtgagctggaccgcagagtgaaggcaaaagggccaacaagtgctaagcatctctgggaactccttcaagactgttggaaaaccatttcaggtgactacctcttgaagctcatcaacagaataccaagagtgtgtagagcagtaatcaaagcaaaaggtggctactttgaagaacctagaatataagaaatattttcaattgtttcacacttttttgttcagtatataattcaattcaattcaattcaaaaatactttattaatcccaaagggaaattaaatgttgttatagctcatattatgagtGTTTCCTCAaggagccgttgtagatgctgatggctgtgggcaggaaggatctcctgtagcgctccgtcttacagcagatctgaagaagtctctgaatgaagacactctgttgttgtaggacagtctcatgaagatgatgctcagggttctccataatgttcttcattttatgaagaatccgtctttccacaatgatttccagaggttccagaggagtccccagatcagaaccagccttttttatcagcttgttgagtttttttaagtccctggatCTGaggctgcttccccagcagatgatggtagaagagatcacactttccacaacagacttatagaagatatgcagcatcttcctgcaaacaccaaaggacctaagcttcctcaagaagtacagtctgctctgtcccttcttgtagatggcttcacagttgcatctccactctagtctgttgtccaggtgaacaccgaggtatttatactcctccaccacctccacttcttctcccatgatagaaatagtttttgacttattcctgtttctcttaaaatctacaatcatctcctttgttttagtcacgttcaacgtgagatgattgtttccacaccattccacaaagcggtccaccaccttcctgtactcagcttcttgtccatctctgatccaccccacgactgcagaatcatccgagtatttctgcagatgacaggagtctgtcttgtactggaagtctgaggtgtacagagtgaaaaggaatggtgagagtacagtcccctgtggtgctcctgtgctgctgactacccggttagactcacaacccttcagtctcacaaactgtggtctgtttgtcaggtagtctttgatccaggagattgttgaggcctccacctgagtcttctggagtttctgacaaagcaaatcaggttggattgtattaaatgcactggagaaatcaaagaacatgatcctcacagtgctactggctttgtccagatgacagtgggtttgttgaagcaggtgtatgatggcatctt from Girardinichthys multiradiatus isolate DD_20200921_A chromosome 5, DD_fGirMul_XY1, whole genome shotgun sequence carries:
- the LOC124868086 gene encoding uncharacterized protein LOC124868086 codes for the protein MFSFRKSRRVGPLAKNSSGAVSFLSPLTTATPDPADMIVAGQLNLSPTNFDELLPSTSRSETRNHLDGAGDFSRKEAFHIQPECGAAFKRLFKREQVVHQHQQKVTVSEPPDETEPTSADKKERPEKGLLKWIFIKLKPRRKPFKSAQKHCQEAEPEPDVETEQTDSKSVHTPLDPSSVWPSILDHSEEFDYKSVSTLAFSIPSKEEQQSSLASFFTEETSFDEIEALSVDADDWISTFAAAERSSSDTEETAENSTNAAIMSCIKDFFEMKPDETFENVEEREKYGSCQTKDSNQTGNTVMEDKLLGPLESHVGSMETLKGITNTPGSYRIIQLKKDIFFFDMDSSENKQQSKADPVVGAEKSYISGDTDTESMLPSYRISAKSAVTDEQSENTQVEDQDDFSCPEHISAKTLDSFAEDLSHSDLLLDFRESPCQANTEGPPNQARKSPKELSFEHLSNNFERGVYRRCLEIYQNAFLHQWSEMNPRSSSQSATENLTEPPTSSTECWTETVPEKLSSQPESPPRNVGSTRSRFKIFRNLVWKRLSRLFKMRIVVTIYL